Within the Emticicia oligotrophica DSM 17448 genome, the region TTGTTGATGCCAACATTCTTATTTCTGATACTTCTTTTCTTATCGCCTGCACCATTGGGAGCTGAGCCGCTTGAGCCTTTAATGAAATTGGCTGTAGTTGGTTTTGTATTTATTTATACTTTTCTTTTACCTGCTTATTTTGTTTACTTACTCAAAAGATGGGGTATAATTGGTAGCCTAAAACTTGAAAACCTAAAAGACCGCCGAATTCCATATTTTGTAACGGCCATTATCTATACGGCTTTAGGTTATTTTTTATATTCAAAAAACTCCATGCTGTATCCTTGCGGCTTTGTATTATGGAGCATTGCTGCCGTAATACTTTGTGTAGGAATTATTAGCCTATGGTGGCAAATTTCGGCACACGCTGCTGGCGTTGGAGGAATGTTGGGGGCCTTAGCAGGTATTTTAGTACAATTTGGCGAGCATAATTTATTTATGCCAATGCTTTTTCTTACGATTTTAGGGGGCTATGTTATTTCGGCACGATTAGCCCTTAATGCACACACACCTGCACAAGTAGTGGCTGGTTTCTTCTTAGGTTTGGGTTTAAGTTTATCGGCTATTCAGTTTTTATTTTGATATAATTTGTTGATAATTAATGATTTGTAAACAATTTTTAAAATTGTTTTGCGTTTCATGCAACATTTTATTTTTCA harbors:
- a CDS encoding phosphatase PAP2 family protein; its protein translation is MNTRLANFLSMLLHPLLMPTFLFLILLFLSPAPLGAEPLEPLMKLAVVGFVFIYTFLLPAYFVYLLKRWGIIGSLKLENLKDRRIPYFVTAIIYTALGYFLYSKNSMLYPCGFVLWSIAAVILCVGIISLWWQISAHAAGVGGMLGALAGILVQFGEHNLFMPMLFLTILGGYVISARLALNAHTPAQVVAGFFLGLGLSLSAIQFLF